The window ACCTCACCACGCTCCTGCGCTTTCCCGATGGATCTCTGGCCACGGTGATCTACTGCACCACGGGCTCGCTGAATTCGGGCAAGGAACGTATCGAGATCTACAGGGGCGGCGGATCGATCGTCATCGAAGATTATCGCGGCGTTCGCTTCGATGGCCTGCCGGGGAAGAGCGTCAAGCCAGGCCGCGAGGACAAAGGTCAATTCGGGCTCCTCCAGAATTTCATTCGCGCCGTACGCGGCGAAGAGCCACTTGAGGTGACGGCGGCACATGGCCTCCGTGCGACTCGGATCGCCCTGGAGGCTTTGGCCTCGGCGCGGGGAACCAGTAGGACGAATTGGACCGATAGGACGGATGAGGGAGATCGAACAAATCCGTCCTATCGGTCCTATCCGTCGAATTCCCCGGAACCCACGCCGTGAAGATTTGTATCCTCAACGTGCTCCACGGTCCTTTCGACAAGCGTATGTTTCACAAAGTGGGTATGTCGCTCGTCGCCGCGGGCCACGAGGTTGTGTCCATCTGTCCGCGCGGTGAATTTAGCGGCCCTGAGCGCGACGGCATTCACTTTCACTACATCCCGGCGTCGGGCTCAAAGGTTCACCGGCTGAGGGCGCTGGCGTATCTCTTCTGGCTGGGCCGCCGGGCGCGTGCGGACCTGTATCTCGCGCCCGAGCCCGAATCGTGGGTGGCGGCGCTGCTAATCAAGTGCACGCGCCGCTGTCGTGTCGTTTTTGACATGCACGAACATGTGCCCACGGAGTTCGCGAAATTCTTTCCCGCGTTCCTGCGGGAGGGCGTCGTCTGGCTCACGCGCCGCGCGATGCGGGGCATGGCGCGTTTTACCGACTACATCATCCTCACGCGGGAGAGCTTCGACTTCGAGTGGGACGGGCTCTCCACACCGCGCGGCGTGGTCATAAATTCCAACCACGTCCAGCCCCGCTGCAACGAAGTGCCGGACGCCATTCGCAAACGCATTGGCGAGGGTCCCGTCGTGCTGCATCAGGGGACCTTCGGCACAATCCGCGGTTCATGGCAACTGCTCAACGCCATGAAGATCGTCCGTAAGAAAGTGCCCGGCGTCCGCTGCGTTGTGCTGGGGCACTATGCCTACGGCGATTTCGACAAGTACAAGCGCGCCATTGAGCGGACGGGACTCTCGGAAAATTTCCAGCTCGTGGACACCGTGCCCTACGAAGAGGTGCCGGCCTGGATCGCGGCCTGCGACGTGGGGCTCATTCTTTTTCAACCGGGGCTCGTAAATCACACCCTGGCCATGCCCCATAAGCTTTTCGATTATATGCGCGAGGCGAAGCCCGTGGTCGCGCCGGATTTCGCCATTGAAGTGGCCCGAATTGTGGATGACGCCGCGTGCGGTGTGCTGGTGGAGGTGACCGAGGCCAGGGCCATCGCGAAGGCCATCGTGCGGCTCCTGAGCGACCCCGCGCTCGCGCGGCGGCTCGGTGAAAGCGGTCGCAAAGCCGTGGAAGATCGCTATAACTGGCAGCACGAAGAGGCGAAGCTCCTCGCCGCGATTCAGTCGCTGGAGCGGGGCTAGTCCATGTGTGGCATCGCTGGCATCGCTGGAAATCAGAGCCCCGCTCTGATCGAGCGCATGACCCGGTTTCTTGCGCATCGAGGCCCCGATGGCGAGGGGTTTCACGTGGGCGCGGGCATCGCACTGGGCCATCGTCGCCTGGTGGTGCTGGATCGCGAGGGCGGCGCCCAACCCATGCACGACGCCACGGGGCGTTACACGCTGGTCTACAATGGCGAGATCTACAACTACCGCGCACTGCGCGAGGCGCTGCGCGCGGAGGGATACCTGTTCCATACCCAGTGTGACACGGAAGTGGTGCTGGCCGCCCTGATTCACTGGGGCGAGGCCGCGCTGCGGCGGCTTCAGGGCATGTTTGCCTTTGCCCTGTGGGACCAGGCCGAAGAGCGATTGCTGCTGGCCCGGGATCCCCTGGGGGTGAAGCCTCTTTATTACGCCCGAGTCCAGAACGGTCTCTATTTTGCATCGGAAATGAAGTCCATCCTGTGCTGCCCCGAAGTTTCCCGGGAGATGGATTCGGAGGGGCTGGAGGACTACCTCACCTTTCTTTACACCGTGCCACCTCGAACGATTTATCGCGATATTTGTCAGCTTCCGGCGGGCCATTGCGCCACGTGGCGTTCGGGCGAGTGGCGGGAGCGGCGCTACTGGCACTGGCCCATGAGCATGCCCGAGGCCGACGAAGCCGCTTGGCTGGAGCGATTGGGATCGCACCTGGAAACCCACATGCCGCACTATGCGGAGGCCGACGTGCCCGTCGGCGCGCTGCTCAGCGGCGGACTGGATTCCGCCTGCATTGTGGCGCAACTCGCGCGCACGACTTCTCCCCAGACATTTTCTATCGGCTTCGGCGCGGAGGGCGGGCGGCTGGACGAGACACAGGCGGCGCGAGCGTCGGCGCGGCACTTTGGTTCGACCCATCGCGAGCTGCGCGCCGAGGCCGATGTCGCCGCGCTGCTACCTGCGATGGTGCGTCACTTCGACGAACCCTTCGGCAATCCGACCGCGCTGCTCACGTATGTACTCGCCGAAGAAGTGCGGAAGTACGTTACCGTGGTGCTGTCCGGCGACGGCGGCGACGAGGTCTTCGGCGGCTATCGACGCTATCAGGGCATTGCGTTGTCGGATCGACTGGCTTGGGCGCCGCGCGCGATCTGGCGGGGCAGCGCCGCATTAATGAGTCTATTCCCATCGGGCACAAGTAGTCCCGCGAGTATTCGACGTCTCCAGGGCTTCGTGACGGCGCAGGGCCGCGATCCCGTTGCGCGATATGCGGCGTGGACCGTCTATCATGACCGGGCATCGCTCGACGGGCTTTATGCGCCCGAATTGCGGCGGCAACTCGCCGGGCGCGATCCCCTGGCGCATCTTCGCGCGCTGGCGACGGAGTCGGCCTCGCTCGGCCCGGTGAATCAGGCCATGTACCTCGATCTGAACACTTTCTTGCCGAACAACGTGCTGCGCTATGGTGACCGCATGAGCATGGCTCACGGCTTGGAGTTGCGTGTTCCCCTGGCCGATCCCGTGCTTGCATCTACATTTCTGTCGATGCCTGTACGTTTCAAAGTCGACGGAGGTACAACGAAGGTGCTGCTGCGCGAGCACCTCAAAGGCCGCGTGCCCGACGGGGTGATAACGCGGCCAAAGCTCGGCTTGAATCCCCCCATGGGTGCCTGGCTCAACGACGCATTGCGCCCGATACTGGAGGACCATCTGTCGGAGGCTTGCTTGAAGCAGCGCGGCTGTTTCGCGCCCGCGGCGGTGGCAAAATTGATGGAGGAGCATCGGCGCGGTTGGCGGGATCACACTTGGCGCTTGTGGTCGCTGATTGTGTTTGAAGAATGGCGCCGGGCCTATATGGACTGAATCAGCGAAGGGTTGACGCCGTCTTTGGCCGCGAGCAAAGAGTTTCCCACAGATCTACACAGATCCGCACAGATAAAACAGAGATACTCCGTGGCCTCTTGCCTGGCAAACTTCCGCCTTGAATACTCTCCTCAACCGTATACCACAAACGGGTTGTTTTGTTGCGACTATTCTTCCTCCTGTCTGTGCTGATCTGTGAAAATCTGTGGGAAGGCATCTTTGCATAGGCCGCAAAAGGACAAGAACTCCAGGAAAATGACTTCCGGTGCTCCGTGGTGTACTATTGGCGTAACCCCGATCCATCAGGCGAAAAGCATGAACAAACTGATCATCCAGATACCGTGCTACAACGAAGAATGCGCCCTGCCCGTCACGCTTCAGGAGCTCCCACGGGAGGTCCCTGGATTCGACGTGGTGGAGTGGCTCGTTATCGACGATGGATCGACCGACGACACGGTGCAGGTCGCGCGCGACCATGGGGTCGACCATATCCTGCGCTTGAGCGTCCATCGCGGGCTGGCGAGGGCTTTCACGGCGGGGCTGGACTATGCCATCAAGGCGGGGGCCGACGTGATCGTCAATACCGACGCCGACAACCAATACAACGCGACGGACATCCCCGTGCTGGTGTTGCCCATACTGGAAGGCACGGCGGAATTCGTGGTGGGCGCGCGCCCCATCGACACTATTCAGCATTTCTCCGTCACGAAGAAGGTGTTGCAACGACTCGGGTCATGGGTTGTGCGCGTGGCGAGTGGCACGGACATTCCCGACGCGCCGAGCGGCTTTCGCGCCATGACGCGCGACGTGGCCATGGGCCTGAACGTCTTCGACAGCTATACCTACACGCTGGAGACCGTAATACAGGCCGGGCGAAAGAACATGGCCATCACCTCGGTGCCGATTCGTACCAATCGTGATCTGCGCCCCTCGCGACTGATGAGGAGTCCGGCGCATTACATTGGCAAGTCCATCGTGACGACGATCCGCATCTTTATGACCTACCGCCCCTTTCGGTTCTTTGTGATTCCGGGGATGATTCTGTTTGTGCTGGCGCTGGTCCCGAGTCTGCGCTATGTCTGGCTTCACGTCACTGGACACGGTGGCGGCAATATTCAGTCGCTTATCGCGGCGGCGGTCATGTTTTCGGGCAGCTTCGTGCTGGTCGTGGCTGGATTCCTGGCGGAGCTAATCGGCGTGAACCGGCAACTGCTCGAAGATCTCCGCTGGCGCATGCGCGAGCGCGAGTATCAGGAGCACCGCGCGCGCAAGGGGAAGTAGGGGGAATGGGCCGTATGAGTCGTATGAGTCGTATGTTTCCAACGGATACCTGCAATCACTGTGAATTCCACTAGTGAGCGCCACTACTAAGGTGGACATTCAACGGGCCTGGGGCAAGGCGCAGGGCCTCTTTCTCCTGTTGAAACCACATCGCCGCTTTGCCTTCCAACGTGAACTTACGTTCCTCGACCGATAGCAGTGAGCCTTCCGGCATACCCAGCACGGGGAGCTCAGGGTTGCGAATCAGGAATTCTTTGATCCGTTGCACGCGGGACTCGCCGGCATGGCCTTGAGGCGCTTCCGCAATAAAATGCGGATTGATTTGAAAGGGGATCAGTCCCAAAGCCTCCAGTCCCCTCGGGGACTCGATGGGCATGTCGTTGGTCGTCTTGATGGTGGGGCAGGCCAGATTGGCCCCGGCACTCCAGCCGACATATTTTGCGCCCGCCGCGACCGCCGCGCGAATCGCATCAAGCA is drawn from Candidatus Hydrogenedentota bacterium and contains these coding sequences:
- a CDS encoding glycosyltransferase; protein product: MKICILNVLHGPFDKRMFHKVGMSLVAAGHEVVSICPRGEFSGPERDGIHFHYIPASGSKVHRLRALAYLFWLGRRARADLYLAPEPESWVAALLIKCTRRCRVVFDMHEHVPTEFAKFFPAFLREGVVWLTRRAMRGMARFTDYIILTRESFDFEWDGLSTPRGVVINSNHVQPRCNEVPDAIRKRIGEGPVVLHQGTFGTIRGSWQLLNAMKIVRKKVPGVRCVVLGHYAYGDFDKYKRAIERTGLSENFQLVDTVPYEEVPAWIAACDVGLILFQPGLVNHTLAMPHKLFDYMREAKPVVAPDFAIEVARIVDDAACGVLVEVTEARAIAKAIVRLLSDPALARRLGESGRKAVEDRYNWQHEEAKLLAAIQSLERG
- the asnB gene encoding asparagine synthase (glutamine-hydrolyzing) encodes the protein MCGIAGIAGNQSPALIERMTRFLAHRGPDGEGFHVGAGIALGHRRLVVLDREGGAQPMHDATGRYTLVYNGEIYNYRALREALRAEGYLFHTQCDTEVVLAALIHWGEAALRRLQGMFAFALWDQAEERLLLARDPLGVKPLYYARVQNGLYFASEMKSILCCPEVSREMDSEGLEDYLTFLYTVPPRTIYRDICQLPAGHCATWRSGEWRERRYWHWPMSMPEADEAAWLERLGSHLETHMPHYAEADVPVGALLSGGLDSACIVAQLARTTSPQTFSIGFGAEGGRLDETQAARASARHFGSTHRELRAEADVAALLPAMVRHFDEPFGNPTALLTYVLAEEVRKYVTVVLSGDGGDEVFGGYRRYQGIALSDRLAWAPRAIWRGSAALMSLFPSGTSSPASIRRLQGFVTAQGRDPVARYAAWTVYHDRASLDGLYAPELRRQLAGRDPLAHLRALATESASLGPVNQAMYLDLNTFLPNNVLRYGDRMSMAHGLELRVPLADPVLASTFLSMPVRFKVDGGTTKVLLREHLKGRVPDGVITRPKLGLNPPMGAWLNDALRPILEDHLSEACLKQRGCFAPAAVAKLMEEHRRGWRDHTWRLWSLIVFEEWRRAYMD
- a CDS encoding glycosyltransferase family 2 protein; this translates as MNKLIIQIPCYNEECALPVTLQELPREVPGFDVVEWLVIDDGSTDDTVQVARDHGVDHILRLSVHRGLARAFTAGLDYAIKAGADVIVNTDADNQYNATDIPVLVLPILEGTAEFVVGARPIDTIQHFSVTKKVLQRLGSWVVRVASGTDIPDAPSGFRAMTRDVAMGLNVFDSYTYTLETVIQAGRKNMAITSVPIRTNRDLRPSRLMRSPAHYIGKSIVTTIRIFMTYRPFRFFVIPGMILFVLALVPSLRYVWLHVTGHGGGNIQSLIAAAVMFSGSFVLVVAGFLAELIGVNRQLLEDLRWRMREREYQEHRARKGK
- the pepE gene encoding dipeptidase PepE, which gives rise to MSLLLFSNSTMAGEPYLAWTRPWLDPFLEGVENIVFIPYAAVDISYDDYTARVNTGLGMERIVGIHTAPEKAAAISNADCIVVGGGNTFSLLCRCQEEGLLDAIRAAVAAGAKYVGWSAGANLACPTIKTTNDMPIESPRGLEALGLIPFQINPHFIAEAPQGHAGESRVQRIKEFLIRNPELPVLGMPEGSLLSVEERKFTLEGKAAMWFQQEKEALRLAPGPLNVHLSSGAH